In one window of Bactrocera neohumeralis isolate Rockhampton unplaced genomic scaffold, APGP_CSIRO_Bneo_wtdbg2-racon-allhic-juicebox.fasta_v2 ctg4377, whole genome shotgun sequence DNA:
- the LOC126767153 gene encoding uncharacterized protein LOC126767153 yields the protein MEKYPDIARGFTKREKALVDSLWQQLAESLNSAGPPIKDVNGWKKIWTDWKSEVKKKLAQNKIEARATGGGPFSKYTLNQTEETIVRICGMAQSVGGVSGLSFGLEEEYLISSDDDIPLTSAKRPRLDTSIAQNPTPKETTNERLKKFLEYDKEWKLDISNKMDAILEFQKIGRETDKALVSAVNNLTQEFKKLSKKNA from the exons CCAAACGAGAAAAGGCGCTTGTGGACTCCCTTTGGCAACAATTAGCAGAGTCGCTTAACAGCGCAGGCCCGCCAATAAAGGATGTGAACGGTTGGAAGAAG ATATGGACGGACTGGAAAAGCGAAGTGAAAAAGAAGTTGGCGCAGAATAAAATCGAAGCCCGAGCCACTGGTGGAGGACCATTTTCTAAGTATACATTGAACCAAACGGAGGAAACCATTGTACGCATTTGTGGAATGGCTCAGAGTGTTGGAGGGGTTTCGGGACTATCATTTGGTCTCGAGGAAGAATATTTAATATCAAGCGATGACGATATCCCTTTAACTTCTGCGAAACGTCCTCGTCTTGACACCTCTATCGCTCAAAACCCTACgccaaaagaaacaacaaatgaGCGGCTAAAAAAGTTTCTTGAGTACGACAAAGAATGGAAGCTGGACATATCTAACAAAATGGATGCTATCctcgaatttcaaaaaattgggagGGAGACAGACAAGGCTTTAGTTAGCGCGGTTAATAACCTAACACAGGAATTCAAAAAACTcagcaaaaaaaatgcttgA